From the Carya illinoinensis cultivar Pawnee chromosome 4, C.illinoinensisPawnee_v1, whole genome shotgun sequence genome, one window contains:
- the LOC122306184 gene encoding protein FAR1-RELATED SEQUENCE 4-like produces the protein MSFAPFVGVNHHGQSIILGAGLISSEDTETFTWLFQTWLNCMDGDAPKAIITDQDRAMKNAIALVFPNSRHRFCLWHILKKLPEKLGSHGAYKTGLKSQLLNCVYDSHTTEEFERSWAVIIETYNLQENAWLQSLYVERMYWAPTNLKEFVDQFDNALRKKIENENAADFHSFNTAIPVISPSPLEKTFQNIYTCNKFREVQKEVMGMLSSLPTLHLKDGVIATYHVEDEVDIDDFIKEVTHTVYFNEVECDVKCSCALFEMRGI, from the exons ATGTCGTTTGCCccgtttgttggtgtaaaccaccatggccaGTCAATTATTTTGGGGGCTGGCTTGATTTCGAGTGAGGATACTGAGACATTCACCTGGTTGTTTCAAACGTGGTTGAATTGTATGGATGGTGACGCTCCAAAGGCTATTATCACTGATCAAGATAGGGCCATGAAAAATGCTATCGCGCTTGTCTTTCCAAATAGTCGGCACAGATTTTGTTTATGgcacatattgaaaaaattacctGAGAAGTTAGGTTCACATGGTGCTTACAAAACTGGGTTGAAAAGTCAGTTGTTAAATTGTGTGTATGACTCGCACACAACAGAGGAGTTTGAGAGATCTTGGGCAGTGATAATTGAGACGTACAACTTGCAGGAGAATGCTTGGTTGCAGAGTTTATACGTTGAGCGTATGTATTGGGCACCC ACAAACTTAAAAGAATTTGTTGATCAATTCGATAATgcattgaggaagaagattgagaatgaaaatgcaGCGGACTTCCACTCCTTCAACACCGCAATTCCAGTCATCTCTCCCTCTCCACTTGAGAAGACATTTCAGAACATATACACTTGCAATAAATTTAGAGAAGTCCAGAAAGAAGTGATGGGGATGCTTTCAAGTCTTCCAACTCTACACCTGAAGGATGGTGTAATTGCTACGTAccatgtagaagatgaagtggaTATTGATGATTTCATCAAAGAGGTGACCCATACGGTGTATTTTAATGAGGTCGAATGCGATGTGAAGTGTTCATGTGCCTTGTTCGAGATGAGAGGCATATAG
- the LOC122306183 gene encoding protein FAR-RED IMPAIRED RESPONSE 1-like, whose amino-acid sequence MDKGKEHASPITSPTAELSSNPSTQVIPRPFYPFGSMSPTANPSTNLATQVIPIPFYPNLTNYMHGCHPPMPHAWYPPFVPRPDANPSTWTNEGNLLPPFQSSVNPSMEVHSASSSHVDEIQEITPDSTPSGQYTVESNEKIGSGPQSSGHTEGVDIIQEPKVGMVFKDEEELNCYYKRYGQECGFGIMTQRSHRFEDESIKYVTLGCARGGKARNRTSNVTRPRPTSKTDCKARINAMFIDGVLKVSTVNNSHNHGLSPQKARFFRCNREVSESVKRVLDTNDQAGIRMNKSFAALVQEAGGFENLPFNEKDCRNYIDKARHLRLGKGGAGALREYFARMQYKNDGFFSLIDMDDDGRLRNVFWADARSRASYKYFGDVITFDTT is encoded by the exons atGGATAAAGGTAAGGAGCATGCATCTCCTATAACATCTCCTACCGCAGAGCTATCATCTAATCCATCAACCCAG GTGATACCAAGACCATTTTATCCATTTGGATCAATGTCGCCTACTGCAAATCCATCAACCAATCTAGCAACCCAG GTGATAccaataccattttatccgaatttaacaaattatatgCATGGTTGCCATCCACCAATGCCACATGCATGGTATCCACCATTTGTTCCTCGTCCTGATGCCAACCCATCTACATGGACTAATGAG GGAAATCTGTTGCCCCCATTTCAGTCATCAGTTAACCCTTCGATGGAAGTACACTCCGCTAGTTCAAGCCATGTAGATGAAATTCAAGAGATCACACCTGACTCTACTCCCTCTGGTCAATATACTGTTGAATCAAATGAGAAGATTGGGTCTGGGCCACAATCTTCCGGGCATACTGAAGGGGTTGATATCATTCAAGAGCCGAAGGTCGGGATGGTGTTTAAAGATGAAGAGGAGTTAAATTGTTATTATAAAAGATATGGGCAAGAATGTGGTTTTGGGATAATGACACAAAGGAGTCATAGGTTTGAGGATGAGAGCATCAAATATGTCACATTGGGTTGTGCTCGTGGTGGGAAGGCACGAAACCGAACGTCAAATGTCACAAGGCCACGTCCGACATCAAAGACAGACTGTAAAGCAAGGATAAATGCTATGTTCATTGATGGGGTGTTGAAGGTGTCAACTGTTAACAATTCTCATAATCACGGCCTCAGTCCACAAAAGGCAAGGTTCTTTCGCTGCAATAGAGAAGTAAGCGAGTCTGTTAAAAGAGTGTTAGATACAAATGATCAGGCTGGGATCagaatgaacaagagttttgCCGCTCTTGTCCAAGAAGCAGGTGGGTTTGAGAACTTGCCATTCAATGAAAAAGACTGTCGTAATTACATTGATAAGGCACGCCACCTTCGACTTGGGAAAGGTGGCGCTGGAGCCCTCCGTGAGTATTTTGCCCGGATGCAATACAAGAATGATGGTTTTTTTTCACTAATAGATATGGATGATGACGGGCGGTTGAGGAATGTTTTCTGGGCGGATGCAAGAAGTAGGGCATCCtacaaatattttggagatgtcattacattcgacaccacatag
- the LOC122306186 gene encoding uncharacterized protein LOC122306186: protein MRLNKIRSVPKKYILDRWRKDIKRTYTLIRNSYDIVDERPEVSRYSRIIKRCYQVATNAASSDEHTEDMVAKLDAMNLGYLNNMPSHQPCSNVAVTLAATTTTESSQKVLSPLVVRGKGRPPSLRKKSIIERVKPTTKKSTQKGKRKQPHGREGEVVGTCRNLFGQPVIGTQQSVAVQPPQNTTDDIHFSSTELGVAMIETQESIPIEVDGTQPDSLPQTQ from the exons ATGAGACTTAACAAAATCCGTTCGGTGCCGAAAAAGTACATattagatcgatggaggaaagaCATAAAAAGGACATACACTCTTATCCGAAATAGTTATGACATAGTTGATGAGAGGCCAGAAGTGAGTAGATATTCACGTATCATCAAGAGATGTTATCAGGTCGCCACGAATGCAGCTTCATCTGATGAGCATACTGAGGATATGGTAGCTAAGTTAGATGCAATGAACTTAGGCTACTTGAATAATATGCCATCTCATCAACCTTGTTCGAACGTTGCAGTTACACTTGCCGCTACAACCACAACTGAGAGTTCTCAGAAAGTACTGAGTCCCCTTGTAGTGAGAGGTAAAGGTAGACCGCCATCTCTGAGGAAGAAATCAATAATTGAGAGAGTCAAACCCACAACGAAGAAGTCTACTCAAAAAGGAAAACGTAAACAG CCACATGGAAGAGAAGGCGAAGTTGTTGGAACGTGTCGGAATTTATTTGGACAACCAGTTATTGGGACACAACAAAGTGTAGCCGTTCAG CCGCCTCAAAACACTACCGACGACATACACTTTAGTTCCACCGAGTTAGGTGTTGCAATGATTgagactcaagaaagt ATACCTATTGAAGTGGATGGAACCCAGCCTGATAGCTTGCCACAGACACAATAG